The proteins below come from a single Drosophila teissieri strain GT53w chromosome 3L, Prin_Dtei_1.1, whole genome shotgun sequence genomic window:
- the LOC122616715 gene encoding syntaxin-7 produces the protein MDLQHMENGLSGGGGGGGLSEIDFQRLAQIIATSIQKVQQNVSTMQRMVNQLNTPQDSPELKKQLHQIMTYTNQLVTDTNNQINEVDKCKERHLKIQRDRLVDEFTAALTAFQAVQRKTADIEKTALRQARGDSFNIARPPGSSRTGSSNSSASQQDNNSFFEDNFFNRKSNQQQLQTQMQEQVDLQALEEQEQVIRELENNIVGVNEIYKKLGALVYEQGLTVDSIESQVEQTSIFVSQGTENLRKASSYRNKVRKKKMILVGILSAVLLAIILILVFQFKN, from the exons ATGGACCTTCAGCATATGGAAAATGGCCTAAGTGGCGGGGGCGGAGGAGGTGGTCTCAGCGAAATAGATTTCCAAAGGCTGGCCCAGATTATAGCCACCAGCATCCAGAAGGTGCAGCAGAATG TGTCCACGATGCAGCGCATGGTCAATCAACTGAACACGCCCCAGGATTCTCCGGAGCTCAAAAAACAGCT CCACCAAATAATGACCTACACCAACCAGCTGGTGACCGACacaaacaatcaaataaaCGAGGTGGACAAGTGCAAGGAGCGCCACCTGAAGATCCAGCGGGATAGGCTCGTGGACGAGTTCACGGCGGCATTGACCGCCTTTcag GCCGTCCAGCGCAAAACGGCCGACATAGAGAAGACGGCGTTGCGGCAGGCGCGCGGAGATAGCTTCAACATCGCCCGTCCACCCGGCTCATCGCGTACCGGCAGCTCCAACAGCAGTGCCAGCCAGCAGGACAACAACTCCTTCTTCGAAGACAACTTTTTTAATCGCAAATcaaaccaacaacaactgcaaacTCAGATGCAGGAGCAGGTGGACCTGCAGGCACTCGAGGAACAGGAGCAGGTCATCCGGGAGCTTGAGAACAACATTGTGGGCGTAAACGAGATATACAAAAAGCTGGGCGCTTTAGTCTACGAACAGGGACTGACTGTAGACTCAATCGAGTCGCAGGTGGAACAGACTAGCATTTTTGTCTCACAGGGCACGGAAAATCTGCGCAAGGCGAGCTCTTACAGG aacAAAGTGCGAAAGAAGAAGATGATTTTGGTGGGCATCCTGAGCGCCGTGCTGCTGGCCATCATCTTGATACTCGTCTTTCAGTTCAAGAACTAG
- the LOC122617696 gene encoding alkaline phosphatase: MCALRFFAAALALQLTACSSQYKYGPEQSWDLDSISELKGKEFWFHDAQRTLYNKLSTPPNQYRAKNVIFFLGDGMSVPTVTAGRIFDGQLRGVVGERNRLEFEKFNYVGLSKTYCVNKQVADSACTASAYLSGIKANYLTIGVTADVQLNDCKGSRLPQNRLSSIAAWALKGSKSAGLVTTTRVTHASPAGVYAHTSNRDFESDYDVTKLGQNPGNCPDIAQQLIDGEVGKRLRVVMGGGTIKFLPNTTTDVYGNKGQRLDNRNLIEEWQQTKPGNAKVMFNRTDLLNNDPQNTDFLLGLFNASHLAYHMDDSIDTPTLLEMTAAAINVLSRDPNGYFLFVEGGRIDHAHHETKAKKALDETVQFSDAVRKARQLTNPWDTLIVVSADHGHTVTISGYPDVNNSIVGLNSELSNVDQLPYTAISYANGPAYERFYKSTDGEVERVDLRTLDFSNPDAIYPHGVPMTEETHGGGDVAVYAHGPWSHLFTGVYEQSTLPHLMGFASCLGPGITYCDLQPKARYTP, encoded by the exons ATGTGTGCTCTCCGGTTCTTTGCGGCGGCTCTTGCCCTCCAACTCACGGCGTGTAGCAGCCAGTACAAATATGGGCCAG AGCAATCCTGGGACCTTGACTCCATTTCCGAATTAAAGGGCAAGGAGTTTTGGTTCCACGACGCCCAGCGCACGCTCTACAATAAGCTATCCACTCCACCAAACCAGTACCGTGCCAAGAATGTAATCTTTTTCCTGGGCGATGGGATGTCCGTTCCCACCGTAACCGCAGGAAGGATCTTCGATGGACAGCTGCGTGGAGTGGTGGGCGAACGGAATCGTTTGGAGTTCGAGAAATTCAACTATGTGGGTCTGTCAAAG ACCTATTGCGTCAATAAACAAGTGGCTGACTCCGCCTGCACAGCATCGGCCTACCTGTCTGGGATCAAGGCAAACTATCTGACTATCGGAGTGACCGCCGATGTGCAGTTGAATGACTGCAAAGGATCGCGCTTGCCACAGAACAGGCTCTCCTCTATCGCCGCCTGGGCGCTTAAAGGTAGCAAATCCGCCGGATTGGTGACCACCACTCGGGTTACCCACGCCAGTCCGGCCGGAGTCTATGCGCACACCTCGAACCGTGATTTCGAGAGCGACTACGACGTGACGAAGCTGGGTCAAAATCCGGGAAATTGTCCGGATATCGCCCAGCAATTGATAGACGGAGAGGTGGGCAAGCGATTGCGGGTGGTTATGGGTGGTGGGACTATCAAATTCCTGCCCAATACCACGACCGATGTGTACGGAAACAAGGGTCAGCGGTTGGATAATAGGAACCTCATCGAGGAATGGCAACAAACTAAGCCGGGTAATGCTAAGGTGATGTTTAATCGAACGGATCTTCTGAACAACGATCCGCAGAACACTGACTTCCTGCTGGGGCTCTTCAATGCCTCTCACTTGGCTTACCACATGGACGACAGCATAGACACACCCACCCTTCTCGAGATGACGGCGGCGGCTATTAATGTCCTTTCCCGAGATCCAAATGGGTATTTCCTTTTCGTGGAAGGAGGTCGAATCGATCATGCCCATCATGAGACGAAGGCCAAGAAAGCTCTGGATGAAACCGTCCAGTTTTCGGACGCAGTAAGAAAGGCACGACAACTCACAAATCCCTGGGACACCTTGATCGTGGTGAGTGCGGACCACGGACACACGGTCACGATCAGCGGCTATCCGGATGTAAACAACAGCATTGTAGGACTCAATTCCGAGCTGAGTAATGTGGACCAGCTGCCCTACACGGCCATCTCATATGCCAACGGCCCGGCCTACGAGAGATTCTATAAATCGACGGATGGAGAGGTGGAGCGCGTAGATCTTCGTACCCTGGACTTTTCCAATCCGGATGCCATTTATCCGCATGGAGTGCCGATGACCGAGGAGACTCACGGCGGAGGCGATGTGGCCGTCTATGCTCATG GTCCGTGGTCTCATCTCTTCACTGGAGTTTACGAACAAAGCACTCTACCTCATTTGATGGGGTTTGCTTCTTGCTTAGGACCTGGAATTACATATTGCGATCTGCAGCCAAAAGCGAGATACACTCCATAG